One genomic region from Pseudomonadota bacterium encodes:
- a CDS encoding methyl-accepting chemotaxis protein produces the protein MKRQLSLGVNLTLRVGAVLVIVVGALILAFVWFSSQLQERLYSAVKMGTLAKARIIATDIAYELMPLQGEDVEANRAPLVAGVEEKLSGFRSAWEKEDKGAAAAGKGGDRFWILAFDLKNRPSGATVSGKAEQLFPGGFQYRHDEARLVGDTIIATAAAKAEGTVAGYIVYTESIADYLRFKQLMTLGMIVGLLFGLVFIVIGAIFVGRRAAAPINRIASTAQQMAAGELRGIALRREGIRETDNLSEAVSQMATALREQVVSTKVLALEATEMSQDVAAAMAHLASSAAQQAAAVAETASTVEEMEKAGKSVAENARQIVDAAEKTTEASIRGRQAVDGTSEIILKIKGDSQDITGRSKTLLANVEEIGNIIGSVNAIAEQSKILAVNASIEAAKAGEYGAGFAVVAQEVKDLAQQSKEATEQITKTLTGIRRAIEGMVGKAAAAERRTDEGVKMVANAGAIVNDLSEAIRENSEFANVIFSAITQQTLGLTQIASAVEEINSSASENQRVSRRMEQSTQHMSSSLQSLSDLVGRWKTADEAAAPTDAPFRRRI, from the coding sequence ATGAAACGACAGCTGTCCTTGGGCGTGAATCTCACCCTGCGCGTCGGCGCGGTGCTCGTGATCGTCGTCGGCGCCCTGATCCTCGCCTTCGTCTGGTTCTCGAGCCAGCTCCAGGAGCGGCTCTACTCGGCGGTGAAGATGGGCACGCTCGCCAAGGCGCGCATCATCGCGACGGACATCGCCTACGAGCTCATGCCGCTCCAGGGCGAGGACGTCGAGGCGAACCGGGCGCCGCTCGTCGCGGGTGTCGAGGAGAAGCTGAGCGGCTTCCGGAGCGCCTGGGAGAAGGAGGACAAGGGCGCCGCCGCCGCCGGCAAGGGCGGCGATCGGTTCTGGATCCTGGCTTTCGACCTGAAGAACCGCCCGTCGGGCGCGACCGTCTCGGGAAAGGCGGAACAGCTATTCCCGGGCGGCTTCCAGTACCGGCACGACGAGGCGCGGCTGGTCGGCGACACGATCATCGCGACCGCCGCCGCCAAGGCGGAAGGAACGGTCGCCGGGTACATCGTCTACACCGAGTCGATCGCGGACTATCTCCGGTTCAAGCAGCTCATGACGCTCGGCATGATCGTCGGCCTGCTCTTCGGCCTCGTCTTCATCGTCATCGGCGCGATCTTCGTCGGGCGGCGCGCGGCCGCGCCCATCAACCGCATCGCCTCGACCGCGCAGCAGATGGCCGCGGGCGAGTTGCGCGGCATCGCGCTCCGGCGGGAGGGGATCCGCGAGACCGACAACCTGTCGGAGGCCGTCTCGCAGATGGCCACGGCGCTCCGGGAGCAGGTGGTGTCCACGAAGGTGCTCGCCCTCGAGGCGACCGAGATGTCCCAGGACGTCGCCGCCGCCATGGCCCACCTCGCGTCGTCGGCCGCGCAGCAGGCCGCGGCCGTGGCCGAGACCGCGTCGACGGTCGAGGAGATGGAGAAGGCCGGGAAGAGCGTGGCCGAGAACGCGCGCCAGATCGTGGACGCGGCAGAGAAGACGACCGAGGCGTCGATCCGCGGGCGCCAGGCGGTAGACGGAACGAGCGAGATCATCCTCAAGATCAAGGGCGACTCCCAGGACATCACCGGCAGGAGCAAGACCCTGCTCGCGAACGTCGAGGAGATCGGCAACATCATCGGCTCGGTGAACGCGATCGCCGAGCAGTCGAAGATCCTCGCGGTCAACGCCTCGATCGAGGCCGCCAAGGCCGGCGAGTACGGCGCCGGGTTCGCGGTCGTCGCCCAGGAGGTGAAGGACCTCGCGCAGCAGTCCAAGGAGGCGACCGAGCAGATCACGAAGACGCTGACCGGCATCCGCCGCGCGATCGAGGGGATGGTGGGCAAGGCCGCGGCCGCGGAGCGCCGGACCGACGAGGGCGTGAAGATGGTCGCCAACGCCGGCGCGATCGTCAACGACCTGTCCGAGGCGATCCGGGAGAACTCGGAGTTCGCGAACGTCATCTTCTCGGCGATCACGCAGCAGACGCTCGGGCTGACCCAGATCGCGTCCGCGGTCGAGGAGATCAACTCGAGCGCCTCCGAGAACCAGCGCGTCAGCCGCAGGATGGAGCAGAGCACGCAGCACATGAGCAGCTCGCTGCAGAGCCTGTCCGACCTGGTCGGGCGCTGGAAGACGGCCGACGAGGCCGCCGCCCCGACCGACGCCCCGTTCCGCCGGAGGATCTGA
- a CDS encoding response regulator: MANKVLIVDDTETMRRAEQMMLAGEGYDIDVANDGIDALDKIALDRPDLVLLDIMMPRMDGIECCRKIKTDDRLKDVKVVMVTTKSEYERVKEAFAAGCDDYITKPIDKNELITKLRDLMKFVSLRELLRS; encoded by the coding sequence ATGGCCAACAAAGTCCTCATCGTCGACGACACCGAGACCATGCGCCGCGCCGAGCAGATGATGCTCGCGGGCGAGGGTTACGACATCGACGTCGCCAACGACGGCATCGACGCGCTCGACAAGATCGCGCTCGACCGGCCGGATCTCGTGCTCCTGGACATCATGATGCCCAGGATGGACGGAATCGAGTGCTGCCGGAAGATCAAGACCGACGACAGGTTGAAGGATGTCAAGGTCGTCATGGTCACGACCAAGAGCGAGTACGAGCGGGTCAAGGAGGCGTTCGCCGCCGGGTGCGACGATTACATCACGAAGCCCATCGACAAGAACGAGCTCATCACCAAGCTCCGCGACCTCATGAAGTTCGTGAGCCTGCGAGAGCTCCTGCGATCCTGA
- a CDS encoding chemotaxis protein CheW, with translation MRSPNPKSAVPTTAEATNAAAGVEEIRALEARLLGLKRDLLFRAAALDGSAASSSLGFILVRAGEGVFAAPISQVDEVVELPALVPLDDAVRTIAGLCNYHGRMIAVVDVAELTGGPRTALSPDRVLVICRAEARTFALLVDEALEVVVAEPGAVTLADEVMSGVLRSAGVLRFGDSATAQILDLVWIAMGAQLAALLRSDAATPLTENGA, from the coding sequence ATGCGATCGCCGAATCCCAAGAGCGCCGTCCCCACCACGGCGGAGGCGACGAACGCCGCGGCCGGTGTCGAGGAGATCCGGGCGTTGGAGGCGAGGCTCCTCGGCCTGAAGAGGGATCTCCTGTTCCGCGCGGCCGCCCTGGACGGGAGCGCGGCCTCGTCGTCGCTCGGCTTCATCCTCGTGCGCGCCGGAGAAGGCGTCTTCGCCGCTCCGATCTCCCAGGTGGACGAGGTCGTGGAGCTGCCGGCGCTCGTGCCGCTCGACGACGCCGTGAGGACCATCGCCGGGCTCTGCAACTACCACGGCCGGATGATCGCGGTCGTCGACGTCGCCGAGCTCACGGGCGGGCCCCGCACGGCGCTCTCGCCGGACCGCGTGCTCGTCATCTGCCGGGCCGAGGCGCGCACGTTCGCGCTCCTCGTGGACGAGGCGCTCGAGGTGGTGGTGGCGGAGCCGGGGGCGGTGACCCTCGCGGACGAGGTGATGAGCGGCGTCCTGCGCTCGGCCGGCGTGCTGCGGTTCGGCGACAGCGCGACGGCGCAGATCCTCGATCTCGTGTGGATCGCCATGGGCGCGCAGCTGGCCGCCCTCCTGCGATCGGACGCCGCGACGCCCCTTACGGAGAACGGCGCGTGA
- a CDS encoding protein-glutamate O-methyltransferase CheR: MTPQPATEERGEARPLDDAEFAELTGILAERTGLLYPPQKRRDLDAKLAPHFEEMTAPEREGFVARVRSSEDALQGLVNRLTIGESYFFRNRPHFSALAAEIIPQLIEANTASRSLRIWSAGCAAGEEPYSIAILLRERFPELAGWDVRILATDINTGFLGRAKEAVYTKWSFRGVEDRIVERYFRKEGAALRLVPEIARAVEFGRFNLSRLPFAGRIGPAPFDLVICRNVLIYFSFEFANRVVQALSDTIRRGGFLVVGHAEAFPALGELESVYSNATYYYRRPDSVRPHKLAAAPAHTVSIPGIAVREVARRPSVPPPPEADDLPRDLEAAQEHADTGELDRAGEILDRLVDGPGKLDHRVHFLRAVVADQCDQTQAAIESLRQAIFIRKEFVIGHYYMGVICDREGEKKAARRCFRNVMETTSPLAEDWVLEEGGGITSGMLREIASERIRELEIE; the protein is encoded by the coding sequence GTGACCCCGCAACCGGCGACGGAGGAGCGCGGGGAGGCGCGGCCGCTGGACGACGCCGAGTTCGCGGAGCTCACGGGGATCCTCGCGGAGCGAACCGGGCTCCTCTACCCGCCGCAGAAGCGCCGCGATCTCGACGCCAAGCTGGCGCCCCATTTCGAGGAGATGACGGCGCCGGAGCGGGAGGGCTTCGTCGCCCGCGTGCGATCCTCCGAGGACGCGCTGCAGGGCCTCGTCAACCGCCTCACCATCGGCGAGAGCTACTTCTTCCGCAACCGCCCGCACTTCAGCGCCCTGGCCGCCGAGATCATCCCGCAGCTCATCGAGGCCAACACGGCGTCGCGCAGCCTCCGGATCTGGTCGGCGGGGTGCGCGGCGGGCGAGGAGCCGTACTCGATCGCCATCCTGCTGCGGGAGAGGTTCCCGGAGCTCGCCGGCTGGGACGTACGGATCCTGGCGACCGACATCAACACGGGATTCCTCGGGCGCGCCAAGGAGGCGGTCTACACGAAGTGGTCGTTCCGCGGGGTCGAGGACCGGATCGTCGAGCGGTACTTCCGAAAGGAGGGCGCGGCCCTGCGGCTCGTGCCGGAGATCGCGCGCGCCGTGGAGTTCGGCAGGTTCAACCTGTCGCGGCTGCCGTTCGCCGGGCGGATCGGCCCGGCGCCGTTCGACCTCGTGATCTGCCGCAACGTCCTCATCTACTTCTCGTTCGAGTTCGCGAACCGGGTGGTGCAGGCGCTCTCGGACACGATTCGCCGGGGCGGGTTCCTCGTCGTCGGGCACGCCGAGGCGTTCCCGGCGCTCGGGGAGCTCGAGTCGGTGTACTCGAACGCGACGTACTACTACAGGCGGCCGGACTCGGTGAGGCCGCACAAGCTCGCGGCGGCCCCGGCGCACACGGTCTCGATCCCCGGCATCGCGGTGCGCGAGGTCGCGCGGCGCCCGTCCGTTCCGCCGCCGCCCGAGGCGGACGACCTCCCGCGGGACCTCGAGGCCGCGCAGGAGCACGCCGACACGGGCGAGCTCGATCGCGCCGGGGAGATCCTCGACCGGCTCGTGGACGGTCCGGGGAAGCTCGACCACCGGGTCCACTTCCTGCGCGCGGTCGTCGCCGATCAGTGCGATCAGACCCAGGCCGCCATCGAGAGCCTGCGGCAGGCGATCTTCATCAGGAAGGAGTTCGTCATCGGGCACTACTACATGGGCGTCATCTGCGACAGGGAGGGCGAGAAGAAGGCGGCGCGGCGCTGCTTCAGGAACGTGATGGAGACGACGTCGCCGCTCGCGGAGGACTGGGTCCTCGAGGAGGGCGGCGGGATCACCTCCGGGATGCTGCGCGAGATCGCGTCCGAGCGGATTCGAGAGCTGGAGATCGAGTAG